Proteins found in one Cinclus cinclus chromosome 8, bCinCin1.1, whole genome shotgun sequence genomic segment:
- the LRRC8D gene encoding volume-regulated anion channel subunit LRRC8D isoform X1, whose product MRDEYLTFICPVENKEGMFTLAEVASLSDIQPTYRILKPWWDVFMDYLAVVMLMVAIFAGTMQLTKDQVVCLPVLQSTVNPKVQPDTAGKADFTTVETTTVQEEASMRTVSFGTAPTVTPDIPLSRATSSQYQPTESDQERKKEQKDSSGRKTNLDFQQYVFINQMCYHLALPWYSKYFPYLVLIHTIILIVSSNFWFKYPKTCSKIEHFVSILGKCFESPWTTKALSETACEDSEENKQRLTGAQSLPKYVSTSSDEGSPSASTPMITKSGFKFSADKPMIEIPSVTILDKKDGEQAKALFEKVRKFRAHVEDSDLIYKLYVGQTVIKTVKFIFILCYTANFVNTISFEHICNPKVEHLIGYTQFECTHNMAYMLKKLLISYISLICVYGFICLYTLFWLFRIPLKEYSFEKVREESSFSDIPDVKNDFAFLLHMVDQYDQLYSKRFGVFLSEVSENKLRGISLNHEWTYEKLRQHVSRNAQDKQELHLFMLSGVPDAVFDLTDLDVLKLELIPEAKITAKISQMTNLQELHLYHCPAKVEQTAFSFLRDHLRCLHVKFTDVAEIPAWVYLLKTLRELYLIGNLNSENNKMIGLESLRELRHLKILHVKSNLTKIPPNITDVAPHLTKLVIHNDGTKLVVLNSLKKMTNVAELELQNCELERIPHAIFSLSNLQELDLKSNSIRTIEEIISFQHLKRLTCLKLWHNKIVSIPSSITHVKNLESLYLSNNKLETLPPAVFSLQKLRCLDVSYNSIAVIPVEIGFLQNLQHFHITGNKVDVLPKQLFKCVKLRTLSLGQNCITSIPDKVSQLLQLTYLELKGNCLDRLPATLGQCQLLRKSGLVVEDHLFDTLPSEVKEVLNQDTGIPFANGI is encoded by the exons ATGAGGGATGAGTATTTGACATTTATTTGCCCAGTGGAAAATAAAGAAG GAATGTTTACCCTTGCAGAAGTTGCATCGCTCAGTGACATCCAGCCAACTTATCGTATCTTGAAACCATGGTGGGATGTATTTATGGATTATCTCGCTGTTGTTATGTTAATGGTTGCCATTTTTGCTGGAACCATGCAGCTGACAAAAGACCAGGTGGTCTGCTTGCCAGTTTTGCAGTCTACTGTAAATCCAAAAGTGCAGCCTGATACAGCAGGGAAGGCTGACTTTACCACTGTTGAAACAACCACTGTTCAAGAGGAAGCATCAATGAGAACTGTTTCCTTTGGAACTGCCCCTACTGTAACACCTGACATTCCTCTGAGCAGAGCTACCTCTTCTCAGTATCAACCCACTGAATCAGACCAGGAGCGGAAGAAGGAGCAGAAGGATTCCTCAGGCCGTAAAACAAATTTGGATTTTCAGCAGTACGTATTTATTAACCAGATGTGCTATCATTTGGCTCTTCCTTGGTACTCAAAGTATTTTCCCTATCTTGTTCTCATCCATACTATCATTTTAATAGTCAGTAGTAATTTTTGGTTCAAGTATCCCAAGACTTGCTCAAAAATTGAGCATTTTGTGTCTATATTGGGGAAGTGCTTTGAGTCTCCTTGGACTACAAAAGCATTGTCTGAAACGGCATGTGAGGACTCTGAGGAGAACAAACAGAGGTTAACTGGTGCCCAGTCCCTTCCCAAGTATGTTTCCACTAGCAGTGATGAAGGAAGCCCAAGTGCTAGCACTCCCATGATAACCAAATCTGGCTTCAAATTTTCCGCCGACAAGCCGATGATCGAGATTCCCAGTGTCACCATTTTAgataagaaagatggagaacAAGCCAAGGCGCTGTTTGAGAAAGTCCGTAAGTTCCGGGCTCACGTGGAAGACAGTGATCTGATTTACAAGCTCTATGTTGGCCAGACTGTCATCAAGACTGTCAAGTTCATATTTATTCTCTGCTATACTGCAAACTTTGTGAACACCATCAGTTTTGAACACATCTGCAACCCGAAAGTGGAACACCTGATTGGCTACACACAGTTTGAATGTACACACAACATGGCTTATATGCTGAAGAAGCTGCTTATCAGCTATATTTCCCTCATCTGTGTCTATGGTTTTATCTGCCTCTACACGCTTTTCTGGCTGTTCCGAATACCTTTAAAAGAATACTCTTTTGAAAAGGTCAGAGAAGAGAGCAGCTTCAGCGATATCCCTGATGTCAAAAACGATTTTGCGTTCCTCTTGCACATGGTAGATCAGTATGACCAGCTGTATTCCAAGCGGTTTGGTGTGTTTTTGTCGGAGGTAAGCGAGAACAAACTGCGGGGGATTAGTTTAAACCACGAGTGGACTTACGAGAAGCTTCGGCAGCACGTCTCCCGCAATGCCCAGGACAAGCAGGAGTTGCATCTCTTCATGCTGTCGGGAGTCCCCGATGCAGTGTTTGATCTGACAGATCTGGATGTGTTGAAACTGGAGCTGATTCCCGAAGCGAAAATTACGGCCAAAATTTCCCAGATGACAAATCTTCAGGAGCTTCATCTGTACCACTGCCCTGCGAAGGTTGAGCAGACTGCCTTCAGCTTCCTCCGGGACCACTTGAGATGCCTTCATGTGAAATTCACAGATGTTGCAGAAATTCCTGCGTGGGTGTATTTGCTCAAAACCCTCCGGGAATTGTATTTGATAGGCAACTTGAactctgaaaataataaaatgataGGGCTCGAATCTCTTAGAGAGCTGAGACACCTTAAAATTCTCCACGTGAAGAGCAATTTgaccaaaattccccccaataTCACAGATGTAGCACCACATCTGACAAAACTAGTCATTCATAATGATGGCACTAAGCTTGTGGTACTCAATAGCCTTAAGAAAATGACAAATGTTGCAGAGTTGGAACTGCAGAACTGTGAACTGGAGAGAATTCCCCATGCCATCTTCAGTCTCTCTAACTTACAGGAACTGGATTTAAAGTCAAATAGCATACGCACAATTGAAGAAATCATCAGTTTCCAGCATTTAAAAAGATTGACTTGTTTAAAGCTGTGGCACAATAAAATAGTCAGCATTCCTTCATCCATTACCCACGTAAAGAATTTGGAATCTCTTTATCTCTCCAATAACAAACTTGAAACCTTACCTCCCGCAGTGTTCAGTTTACAGAAGCTTAGGTGTTTGGATGTAAGCTACAACTCAATTGCAGTGATTCCAGTAGAAATAGGTTTTCTTCAAAATCTTCAGCATTTTCACATCACGGGAAACAAAGTTGATGTTTTGCCAAAACAATTGTTTAAATGTGTTAAATTGAGGACTTTGAGCCTGGGACAAAACTGTATTACCTCAATCCCAGATAAAGTAAGTCAGCTGTTGCAACTGACTTACCTGGAACTGAAGGGAAACTGCCTGGACCGTCTGCCAGCTACGCTGGGGCAGTGTCAGCTTCTCAGGAAAAGTGGGCTCGTAGTGGAAGATCACCTCTTTGACACTTTACCCTCAGAAGTCAAAGAGGTTTTGAATCAAGACACAGGCATTCCCTTTGCTAATGGGATTTAG
- the LRRC8D gene encoding volume-regulated anion channel subunit LRRC8D isoform X2 translates to MFTLAEVASLSDIQPTYRILKPWWDVFMDYLAVVMLMVAIFAGTMQLTKDQVVCLPVLQSTVNPKVQPDTAGKADFTTVETTTVQEEASMRTVSFGTAPTVTPDIPLSRATSSQYQPTESDQERKKEQKDSSGRKTNLDFQQYVFINQMCYHLALPWYSKYFPYLVLIHTIILIVSSNFWFKYPKTCSKIEHFVSILGKCFESPWTTKALSETACEDSEENKQRLTGAQSLPKYVSTSSDEGSPSASTPMITKSGFKFSADKPMIEIPSVTILDKKDGEQAKALFEKVRKFRAHVEDSDLIYKLYVGQTVIKTVKFIFILCYTANFVNTISFEHICNPKVEHLIGYTQFECTHNMAYMLKKLLISYISLICVYGFICLYTLFWLFRIPLKEYSFEKVREESSFSDIPDVKNDFAFLLHMVDQYDQLYSKRFGVFLSEVSENKLRGISLNHEWTYEKLRQHVSRNAQDKQELHLFMLSGVPDAVFDLTDLDVLKLELIPEAKITAKISQMTNLQELHLYHCPAKVEQTAFSFLRDHLRCLHVKFTDVAEIPAWVYLLKTLRELYLIGNLNSENNKMIGLESLRELRHLKILHVKSNLTKIPPNITDVAPHLTKLVIHNDGTKLVVLNSLKKMTNVAELELQNCELERIPHAIFSLSNLQELDLKSNSIRTIEEIISFQHLKRLTCLKLWHNKIVSIPSSITHVKNLESLYLSNNKLETLPPAVFSLQKLRCLDVSYNSIAVIPVEIGFLQNLQHFHITGNKVDVLPKQLFKCVKLRTLSLGQNCITSIPDKVSQLLQLTYLELKGNCLDRLPATLGQCQLLRKSGLVVEDHLFDTLPSEVKEVLNQDTGIPFANGI, encoded by the coding sequence ATGTTTACCCTTGCAGAAGTTGCATCGCTCAGTGACATCCAGCCAACTTATCGTATCTTGAAACCATGGTGGGATGTATTTATGGATTATCTCGCTGTTGTTATGTTAATGGTTGCCATTTTTGCTGGAACCATGCAGCTGACAAAAGACCAGGTGGTCTGCTTGCCAGTTTTGCAGTCTACTGTAAATCCAAAAGTGCAGCCTGATACAGCAGGGAAGGCTGACTTTACCACTGTTGAAACAACCACTGTTCAAGAGGAAGCATCAATGAGAACTGTTTCCTTTGGAACTGCCCCTACTGTAACACCTGACATTCCTCTGAGCAGAGCTACCTCTTCTCAGTATCAACCCACTGAATCAGACCAGGAGCGGAAGAAGGAGCAGAAGGATTCCTCAGGCCGTAAAACAAATTTGGATTTTCAGCAGTACGTATTTATTAACCAGATGTGCTATCATTTGGCTCTTCCTTGGTACTCAAAGTATTTTCCCTATCTTGTTCTCATCCATACTATCATTTTAATAGTCAGTAGTAATTTTTGGTTCAAGTATCCCAAGACTTGCTCAAAAATTGAGCATTTTGTGTCTATATTGGGGAAGTGCTTTGAGTCTCCTTGGACTACAAAAGCATTGTCTGAAACGGCATGTGAGGACTCTGAGGAGAACAAACAGAGGTTAACTGGTGCCCAGTCCCTTCCCAAGTATGTTTCCACTAGCAGTGATGAAGGAAGCCCAAGTGCTAGCACTCCCATGATAACCAAATCTGGCTTCAAATTTTCCGCCGACAAGCCGATGATCGAGATTCCCAGTGTCACCATTTTAgataagaaagatggagaacAAGCCAAGGCGCTGTTTGAGAAAGTCCGTAAGTTCCGGGCTCACGTGGAAGACAGTGATCTGATTTACAAGCTCTATGTTGGCCAGACTGTCATCAAGACTGTCAAGTTCATATTTATTCTCTGCTATACTGCAAACTTTGTGAACACCATCAGTTTTGAACACATCTGCAACCCGAAAGTGGAACACCTGATTGGCTACACACAGTTTGAATGTACACACAACATGGCTTATATGCTGAAGAAGCTGCTTATCAGCTATATTTCCCTCATCTGTGTCTATGGTTTTATCTGCCTCTACACGCTTTTCTGGCTGTTCCGAATACCTTTAAAAGAATACTCTTTTGAAAAGGTCAGAGAAGAGAGCAGCTTCAGCGATATCCCTGATGTCAAAAACGATTTTGCGTTCCTCTTGCACATGGTAGATCAGTATGACCAGCTGTATTCCAAGCGGTTTGGTGTGTTTTTGTCGGAGGTAAGCGAGAACAAACTGCGGGGGATTAGTTTAAACCACGAGTGGACTTACGAGAAGCTTCGGCAGCACGTCTCCCGCAATGCCCAGGACAAGCAGGAGTTGCATCTCTTCATGCTGTCGGGAGTCCCCGATGCAGTGTTTGATCTGACAGATCTGGATGTGTTGAAACTGGAGCTGATTCCCGAAGCGAAAATTACGGCCAAAATTTCCCAGATGACAAATCTTCAGGAGCTTCATCTGTACCACTGCCCTGCGAAGGTTGAGCAGACTGCCTTCAGCTTCCTCCGGGACCACTTGAGATGCCTTCATGTGAAATTCACAGATGTTGCAGAAATTCCTGCGTGGGTGTATTTGCTCAAAACCCTCCGGGAATTGTATTTGATAGGCAACTTGAactctgaaaataataaaatgataGGGCTCGAATCTCTTAGAGAGCTGAGACACCTTAAAATTCTCCACGTGAAGAGCAATTTgaccaaaattccccccaataTCACAGATGTAGCACCACATCTGACAAAACTAGTCATTCATAATGATGGCACTAAGCTTGTGGTACTCAATAGCCTTAAGAAAATGACAAATGTTGCAGAGTTGGAACTGCAGAACTGTGAACTGGAGAGAATTCCCCATGCCATCTTCAGTCTCTCTAACTTACAGGAACTGGATTTAAAGTCAAATAGCATACGCACAATTGAAGAAATCATCAGTTTCCAGCATTTAAAAAGATTGACTTGTTTAAAGCTGTGGCACAATAAAATAGTCAGCATTCCTTCATCCATTACCCACGTAAAGAATTTGGAATCTCTTTATCTCTCCAATAACAAACTTGAAACCTTACCTCCCGCAGTGTTCAGTTTACAGAAGCTTAGGTGTTTGGATGTAAGCTACAACTCAATTGCAGTGATTCCAGTAGAAATAGGTTTTCTTCAAAATCTTCAGCATTTTCACATCACGGGAAACAAAGTTGATGTTTTGCCAAAACAATTGTTTAAATGTGTTAAATTGAGGACTTTGAGCCTGGGACAAAACTGTATTACCTCAATCCCAGATAAAGTAAGTCAGCTGTTGCAACTGACTTACCTGGAACTGAAGGGAAACTGCCTGGACCGTCTGCCAGCTACGCTGGGGCAGTGTCAGCTTCTCAGGAAAAGTGGGCTCGTAGTGGAAGATCACCTCTTTGACACTTTACCCTCAGAAGTCAAAGAGGTTTTGAATCAAGACACAGGCATTCCCTTTGCTAATGGGATTTAG